Proteins from one Patescibacteria group bacterium genomic window:
- a CDS encoding ribonuclease H-like domain-containing protein yields MSENKDKIVLDLETKKTFDEVGGQHNRHLLGVSVVGVYSYNRNGYRAFKEEEFGELLELLKNTELVIGFNSKSFDFTVLQPYFKDFNLSTIGHLDILEEVVFALGHRLKLETVAQSTLGYGKSGAGLDAIFYYRQGDWDSLIKYCLDDVKVTKEVYDYGKEHGYIWYTNAGRKEKIVARWSNGNGKTVPDKIVAALKNGDQLEIEYMDDKGKTTIRKIDIQRIDGNKIKAHCHLRDAVRIFDVDKIKTAKVAGKMGSWQNTLL; encoded by the coding sequence ATGTCAGAAAATAAAGACAAAATCGTATTAGACCTTGAAACCAAAAAAACTTTTGATGAAGTGGGTGGTCAGCACAATCGTCATCTTTTGGGCGTATCAGTGGTGGGCGTCTATTCTTATAATCGCAACGGATACAGGGCTTTCAAAGAAGAGGAATTTGGTGAGCTTTTGGAATTACTCAAAAATACCGAGTTAGTTATTGGTTTTAATAGTAAGAGTTTTGATTTTACAGTGCTTCAGCCATATTTCAAGGATTTTAATTTGAGCACTATCGGGCACCTGGACATTTTAGAAGAGGTAGTCTTTGCTCTTGGGCATCGTCTCAAGCTGGAAACAGTTGCTCAGAGTACTTTGGGTTATGGTAAGTCAGGCGCAGGATTGGATGCTATATTTTATTATAGGCAAGGTGATTGGGACAGCCTTATAAAATATTGTTTGGATGATGTGAAGGTAACCAAAGAAGTTTATGATTATGGCAAGGAGCATGGCTATATTTGGTACACCAATGCTGGGCGCAAAGAAAAAATAGTAGCTCGCTGGTCCAATGGCAATGGTAAGACAGTCCCTGACAAGATAGTAGCTGCCTTGAAAAATGGTGATCAATTAGAAATTGAATATATGGATGACAAAGGTAAAACTACTATCAGAAAAATTGATATTCAAAGAATTGATGGCAATAAGATAAAAGCGCACTGTCATCTAAGAGACGCGGTCAGAATATTTGATGTGGATAAAATAAAAACTGCCAAAGTGGCCGGCAAGATGGGTTCTTGGCAAAATACATTATTGTAG
- a CDS encoding helix-turn-helix domain-containing protein: protein MNIATTLKNIGFDDNKARVYQALLSLGTAPAGAIAAKSGIVRSTVYKILEELISDGLAENVEGKVKKFIALHPSALIRMLENKKTATENILPELLGIFTSPKFKPRLKFYEGLDGKKKVFADILTLQNDIVYTFSPIQEILTVFGKTYSKHFTEKRVKNKIWRYALRSIETTADKTKEWEFYGSDEKLMRQIRFLPPKIKCDTLIQIYADKISVVASHNENYAFIIESKELSGLMKQLFLWLWNTADKPSQ, encoded by the coding sequence ATGAATATAGCTACAACTTTAAAAAATATTGGTTTTGATGATAATAAAGCCAGAGTATATCAGGCTTTATTATCCCTTGGTACTGCACCAGCTGGCGCCATCGCCGCCAAATCTGGCATAGTAAGATCTACTGTCTATAAAATCTTGGAAGAGTTGATTAGTGATGGTTTAGCAGAAAATGTTGAGGGCAAGGTCAAAAAATTTATTGCTCTACATCCAAGCGCCTTAATAAGAATGCTGGAAAATAAAAAAACAGCCACAGAAAATATTCTGCCAGAATTATTAGGAATATTTACCTCTCCAAAATTTAAACCTCGCCTGAAATTTTATGAGGGTCTAGATGGCAAGAAAAAAGTTTTTGCAGATATCTTAACTTTACAAAATGACATTGTCTATACTTTTTCCCCCATCCAAGAAATCCTAACTGTTTTTGGGAAAACCTACAGCAAACATTTTACAGAAAAAAGAGTAAAGAATAAAATTTGGCGCTATGCTTTGCGTTCAATTGAAACAACAGCCGACAAAACCAAAGAGTGGGAATTTTACGGCTCTGATGAAAAACTGATGCGACAAATCCGCTTTTTGCCGCCAAAAATAAAATGCGATACTTTAATTCAAATATACGCTGATAAAATATCAGTCGTTGCCTCACATAATGAAAATTATGCTTTTATTATTGAGAGTAAAGAATTATCAGGCCTTATGAAACAATTATTTTTGTGGCTTTGGAATACAGCTGATAAACCATCACAATAA
- the ychF gene encoding redox-regulated ATPase YchF, with translation MSFSLGIVGLPNVGKSTLFQALTRNKVEASNYPFCTIDPNVGVVAVPDERLEKLALMSKSAKIIPTTIEFVDIAGLVKGASEGEGLGNKFLAHIREVDAIVQVVRRFEDKNVTHVHGNIDPEYDKQIINLELILADLDTVTKTYDKVVSKIKGPHDKQLDAEKIVLERVKEVLENNQLANTLEFKPEEKKLLRGYNLLTTKPIIYLYNIDEVDLSADLGLPENTIPICAKIEAELADLEANEAKEYLKELGIAKSGLDNLITASYKLLNLITFITTGPEETRAWTVEDGAKAPQAAGVIHTDFAKGFIRAEVINWQTLLDDGGWNQAKEKGHMRMEGKEYIIKDGDTVHFHFN, from the coding sequence ATGTCTTTTTCCCTAGGAATTGTCGGCCTACCAAATGTCGGCAAATCAACACTATTTCAAGCATTAACCAGAAACAAGGTAGAAGCCAGTAACTACCCTTTTTGTACTATTGATCCCAATGTCGGCGTGGTGGCAGTGCCAGACGAACGACTGGAAAAATTGGCTTTGATGTCAAAATCCGCCAAAATAATTCCCACCACCATTGAATTTGTGGACATTGCCGGACTAGTCAAGGGCGCGTCAGAAGGAGAAGGATTAGGTAACAAGTTTTTGGCTCACATTAGAGAGGTGGACGCCATAGTGCAAGTGGTCCGACGCTTTGAAGACAAAAATGTCACTCATGTCCATGGCAATATTGATCCGGAATATGACAAACAAATAATTAACCTAGAGCTTATTCTAGCCGACCTTGATACAGTGACTAAGACTTATGACAAAGTGGTCTCCAAAATAAAAGGCCCTCATGACAAGCAACTTGACGCAGAAAAAATAGTTTTGGAACGTGTCAAAGAAGTATTAGAAAACAATCAATTGGCTAATACTCTAGAATTTAAACCTGAAGAAAAAAAATTACTACGTGGCTACAATCTTTTGACTACCAAGCCAATTATATACCTATACAATATAGACGAAGTTGATTTGTCCGCCGACTTGGGACTGCCGGAAAACACTATTCCTATTTGCGCCAAAATAGAAGCTGAGCTAGCTGATTTGGAAGCAAACGAAGCCAAAGAGTATCTCAAAGAATTGGGTATTGCCAAAAGCGGCTTGGACAATCTGATTACTGCTAGTTACAAATTACTTAATCTCATTACCTTTATTACCACCGGCCCGGAAGAAACCAGAGCCTGGACAGTGGAAGATGGCGCCAAAGCCCCACAAGCGGCTGGAGTGATTCATACCGACTTTGCCAAAGGCTTTATCAGAGCCGAAGTCATAAATTGGCAGACCCTACTAGATGATGGCGGCTGGAATCAGGCCAAAGAAAAAGGACATATGCGTATGGAAGGCAAAGAATATATTATCAAAGATGGTGATACTGTCCATTTTCATTTTAACTAA
- a CDS encoding ATP-dependent helicase: MSQLDFKNELNKEQYEVVTSGKGPHLVLAGAGSGKTRTLTYRAAWLVDSGVDPARILLLTFTNKAASEMIARVRHLLGIRKDAKFPLWGGTFHSVANRLLRIYGKAIGVEPNFTIMDSDDSESLIKMISKEMLVNMSEKNKPSASLFKETISFATNSKLSIEEALETKFPEWMPLLEIFEKIAGEYQRRKKESNVLDFDDLLIFWKAMTEHPEVSKKLQDKWDYILVDEYQDTNTIQAEIIFNLAQTHKNILAVGDDAQSIYSFRAADIRNILEFPDRFSNTKIYKLETNYRSTPEILDLANDIIKANNYQFAKNLKAVKEAHVRPELVALMSHNQEASYIADKIEELIERGMRESDIAVLFRASSHSRALEMELNRRGINYEMRGGLRFFERAHVKDVLAYLKVLGNFRDEVSWMRVLHMYEGIGAVTAQLIYQKISALDKLEDILDFKIEIASKAAKSWSELIVTLEALLQHKDENLSKLLAIIINQYSFYLMSKYTDYKYRQDDLEQLALFATEYDSLELFLNEISLQESYSAKQNREQNQNAVVLSTVHQAKGLEWPAVFVMSMTDQSFPHPLSVSEEEREEERRLFYVAVTRAEKYLFLTYPLAMIRYDGLKQMKPSPFVVDIDSRLLQYNDLARSVTFAAEDGVEYTPEEGSFLPSVDDW, translated from the coding sequence ATGAGTCAATTGGATTTCAAAAATGAACTAAACAAAGAACAATACGAGGTCGTTACTTCAGGTAAAGGGCCTCATTTAGTTTTGGCTGGCGCTGGTAGTGGCAAAACTAGAACCCTGACCTATCGGGCCGCTTGGCTGGTAGATAGTGGAGTAGATCCGGCTCGGATATTACTCCTTACTTTTACCAATAAAGCAGCCAGTGAGATGATAGCTAGAGTCAGGCATCTTTTGGGCATAAGAAAAGATGCTAAATTTCCTCTTTGGGGCGGGACATTCCACAGTGTAGCAAACAGGCTTTTGAGAATATATGGCAAAGCAATAGGAGTTGAACCAAATTTTACTATAATGGATAGTGATGACAGTGAAAGTTTGATAAAAATGATATCCAAAGAAATGCTAGTTAATATGTCAGAAAAAAATAAGCCATCAGCTAGTCTATTTAAAGAAACAATCAGCTTTGCCACCAACAGTAAACTCAGTATTGAAGAAGCCCTGGAAACCAAATTTCCCGAGTGGATGCCGCTTTTGGAAATTTTTGAAAAAATAGCTGGTGAGTATCAGCGCCGAAAAAAAGAATCCAATGTTTTGGATTTTGATGATTTGCTTATTTTTTGGAAAGCAATGACCGAACATCCAGAAGTATCAAAAAAACTTCAAGACAAGTGGGATTATATATTAGTAGATGAGTATCAGGATACCAATACTATTCAGGCTGAAATTATTTTTAATCTGGCTCAAACACACAAAAATATTTTGGCAGTCGGTGATGATGCTCAGAGTATATATTCTTTTCGAGCAGCTGATATCAGAAATATTTTGGAGTTTCCGGATAGATTTAGTAATACCAAAATATATAAACTAGAAACAAATTATCGATCTACACCGGAGATATTGGATCTGGCCAACGATATTATAAAGGCCAATAATTATCAATTTGCCAAAAATCTAAAAGCGGTCAAAGAAGCTCATGTCCGGCCAGAACTAGTAGCTTTGATGAGTCACAATCAAGAAGCTAGTTATATTGCTGACAAGATAGAGGAGTTGATTGAAAGGGGTATGAGAGAATCTGATATAGCTGTTTTATTTCGTGCCTCGTCACACAGTCGGGCTCTAGAAATGGAGCTCAATCGTCGAGGCATAAATTATGAGATGAGAGGTGGTCTTCGTTTTTTTGAAAGAGCTCACGTCAAAGATGTCTTGGCATATCTTAAAGTGCTGGGTAATTTTCGTGATGAAGTGTCCTGGATGAGAGTGCTTCATATGTACGAAGGTATTGGTGCGGTGACAGCCCAACTTATTTATCAAAAAATATCGGCTCTTGATAAATTGGAAGATATTTTGGATTTTAAAATTGAGATAGCCAGTAAAGCTGCTAAGAGCTGGAGCGAATTAATAGTCACTCTTGAGGCCTTATTGCAGCACAAAGATGAAAATCTCAGTAAGCTGTTGGCTATTATTATTAATCAGTATAGTTTTTATTTGATGAGTAAATATACAGATTATAAATATCGTCAGGATGATTTGGAGCAGCTGGCTCTTTTTGCCACTGAGTATGATTCTTTGGAACTATTTTTGAATGAAATAAGTCTGCAAGAAAGCTATTCGGCCAAACAAAATAGAGAACAAAATCAAAATGCTGTAGTACTATCTACTGTCCATCAGGCCAAAGGCCTGGAATGGCCGGCCGTATTTGTGATGTCTATGACTGACCAGTCTTTTCCTCATCCCTTATCAGTCAGTGAAGAAGAGAGAGAAGAGGAGCGTCGTCTATTTTATGTAGCTGTCACTAGGGCAGAAAAATATTTGTTTTTGACCTATCCTCTGGCGATGATTAGATATGACGGATTAAAACAAATGAAGCCATCCCCTTTTGTAGTAGATATTGATAGTCGTCTTTTGCAGTACAATGATTTGGCCAGAAGCGTGACCTTTGCGGCTGAAGACGGAGTAGAATATACACCAGAAGAAGGTAGTTTTTTGCCTAGTGTAGATGATTGGTAA
- a CDS encoding bifunctional 5,10-methylenetetrahydrofolate dehydrogenase/5,10-methenyltetrahydrofolate cyclohydrolase, translating into MDKIIDGQKLAEKIRQEIKQEICAKKLKPSLAVILVGSDPASQLYVSKKKKASQDVGIDFHEYLLEADSSQEKVLEVIDFLNKDTSVDAILVQLPLPKHLDTDTIIKAIDPKKDVDGFHPDNIKDFLNDKALITPGLPLGVLRILEHTNQNLENKTAVIVSKSTVFAGPMIKILEDRKIKVQQIMPDDKNLGAKTSQADILIVSCGKAFFIKEDMVKNDSIVIDIGTNKIDNNYVVGDVDYSAVFDKVKFITPVPGGVGPMTVAMLLYNTVKLAEAG; encoded by the coding sequence ATGGACAAAATAATTGACGGCCAAAAACTGGCAGAAAAAATTAGGCAGGAAATTAAACAAGAAATATGCGCCAAAAAATTGAAGCCCAGTTTGGCAGTGATTTTAGTTGGTTCTGATCCAGCTAGTCAGCTTTATGTATCCAAAAAGAAAAAAGCCTCGCAAGATGTTGGTATTGATTTTCATGAATACCTTTTGGAAGCTGACAGTAGCCAAGAAAAAGTCTTGGAAGTAATAGATTTTTTAAACAAAGACACTAGTGTAGATGCCATACTTGTCCAACTGCCCTTACCAAAACATTTGGATACCGACACAATTATCAAAGCTATTGATCCCAAAAAAGATGTAGATGGTTTTCATCCAGACAATATCAAAGACTTTTTAAATGACAAGGCTTTAATCACGCCTGGATTGCCCTTGGGAGTTTTGAGAATATTGGAGCACACTAATCAAAATCTAGAAAACAAAACAGCTGTCATAGTTTCCAAAAGTACTGTCTTTGCCGGGCCAATGATAAAAATCTTGGAAGATAGAAAAATAAAAGTCCAACAAATAATGCCTGATGACAAAAACCTAGGTGCCAAAACCAGTCAGGCTGATATTCTGATAGTTTCTTGTGGCAAAGCTTTTTTTATAAAAGAAGATATGGTAAAAAATGATTCCATAGTCATAGATATCGGTACAAATAAAATCGACAACAATTATGTTGTCGGTGATGTCGATTATAGTGCGGTGTTTGATAAAGTAAAATTTATCACTCCGGTACCAGGTGGCGTCGGACCAATGACCGTGGCTATGCTACTTTATAATACTGTCAAACTAGCTGAAGCTGGATAA
- a CDS encoding serine hydroxymethyltransferase, giving the protein MTNIEKNDPQIAKILQQELRRQRQGAEMIASENFVSPAVLEAAGSVLTNKYSEGYPNKRYYGGNEFIDQSEQLAIDRAKKLFGAEHANVQPHAGSPANLAAYFALTDLGDTILGFSLAHGGHLTHGHPVNFSGKFYNFVHYGVDKKTELIDFDEVTKLAREHKPKIILAGASAYSRKIDFDKFKNIADEVGAYLMVDMAHIAGLVAVGLHPDPIPYADVVTTTTHKTLRGPRGAMILSKIEDRLHPDDKKNLAQKIDSAVFPGMQGGPLEHIIAAKAVAFKEALEPSFKDYQSQILKNCKVLENKFREADIRMVSGGTDNHLLMIDVTTVGLSGKEAETLLDKIHIFTNKNMIPYDPRTPFDPSGIRLGTAALTTRGLKEKDIEIISDIIIDTLKSKQAREENKTKVTELMKKFELYPEL; this is encoded by the coding sequence ATGACAAATATAGAAAAAAACGATCCACAAATTGCCAAAATACTTCAACAAGAATTGAGACGCCAAAGACAGGGTGCTGAGATGATTGCCTCGGAAAATTTTGTCTCGCCTGCTGTACTAGAAGCCGCTGGTTCAGTCCTGACCAACAAATACTCTGAAGGTTATCCGAATAAAAGATACTATGGTGGCAATGAATTTATAGATCAATCTGAACAACTAGCCATTGATAGAGCCAAAAAATTATTTGGAGCCGAGCACGCCAATGTCCAGCCTCATGCTGGAAGTCCAGCCAATCTAGCAGCTTATTTTGCCTTGACTGATTTGGGTGATACTATTTTAGGATTTTCACTGGCTCACGGCGGACATTTGACCCATGGGCATCCGGTCAATTTTTCCGGCAAATTTTACAATTTTGTCCATTACGGAGTAGACAAAAAAACCGAGTTAATAGATTTTGACGAGGTTACTAAATTGGCCAGAGAACATAAACCAAAAATAATCTTGGCTGGAGCTTCAGCTTATTCTAGAAAAATTGATTTTGACAAATTCAAAAACATTGCTGATGAGGTTGGCGCCTACCTAATGGTAGACATGGCTCATATTGCCGGACTGGTAGCTGTTGGATTACATCCCGATCCAATTCCTTATGCCGATGTAGTGACTACCACCACTCACAAAACATTGCGCGGTCCCAGAGGCGCGATGATACTTTCCAAAATTGAAGACCGACTGCACCCTGATGACAAAAAGAATCTGGCCCAAAAAATTGACTCGGCAGTTTTCCCTGGTATGCAAGGTGGACCCTTGGAACATATCATTGCTGCCAAAGCTGTGGCCTTCAAAGAAGCCTTAGAACCATCTTTTAAAGACTACCAAAGTCAAATACTAAAAAATTGTAAAGTCCTAGAAAATAAATTCCGTGAAGCTGATATCCGCATGGTCTCAGGTGGCACTGACAATCATCTTTTGATGATTGATGTCACCACAGTCGGTCTCAGCGGCAAAGAAGCTGAAACACTTCTTGATAAAATCCATATTTTTACCAACAAAAATATGATACCTTACGACCCGCGGACACCTTTTGATCCGTCAGGCATCAGACTAGGAACCGCTGCTCTTACTACCCGTGGATTAAAAGAAAAAGATATAGAGATAATCTCTGATATTATTATTGACACTCTAAAATCTAAACAAGCCAGAGAGGAAAATAAAACAAAGGTCACGGAATTGATGAAAAAATTTGAGCTTTACCCAGAATTGTAA